A single region of the Rhinoraja longicauda isolate Sanriku21f unplaced genomic scaffold, sRhiLon1.1 Scf000357, whole genome shotgun sequence genome encodes:
- the LOC144590857 gene encoding putative G-protein coupled receptor 139 produces the protein MAVADLFVVVFQVILINIIHIYIPPGCKIVYTVGYMSVAYTVWLTVAFTFDRMAAICFQKLKTRYCTEKGAAMVIAVVSVMSVATNIPWYFTYRSRFCMASFDFMNSPVWAAFDWGHRILTPLVPFVLILLLNAVTVRHILMASVVRRKLRGQRSGEGKCDPEMKNRRRSIILLFTISASFILLWMTRVVILSIQRINGSYMAQYVSDVMLDHLGTMLQLFSSCTNTFIYAVTQRKFREEVINAVKCPFQATLKFIKSYGER, from the coding sequence ATGGCAGTAGCCGATCTATTTGTCGTCGTATTTCAGGTCATTCTCATCAACATAATTCACATATATATCCCTCCCGGGTGCAAGATCGTATATACCGTGGGTTACATGTCCGTGGCTTACACCGTCTGGCTCACTGTTGCCTTCACCTTCGACCGTATGGCGGCCATTTGCTTCCAGAAGCTGAAGACAAGATACTGCACTGAGAAAGGTGCAGCCATGGTTATTGCAGTGGTGAGTGTGATGAGTGTGGCAACCAACATCCCCTGGTACTTCACGTACCGGTCACGTTTCTGCATGGCATCATTTGATTTCATGAATTCGCCAGTGTGGGCAGCCTTTGACTGGGGGCACCGCATTTTAACTCCACTCGTCCCCTTTGTGCTTATCCTGCTGCTCAATGCTGTCACTGTCAGGCACATCCTGATGGCCAGTGTAGTCCGCAGGAAActgagggggcagaggagcggggaggggaagTGCGACCCAGAGATGAAGAATCGAAGAAGATCCATCATTTTGCTCTTCACCATATCAGCCAGTTTTATCCTGTTATGGATGACTCGGGTGGTCATTCTATCAATTCAGCGAATCAATGGATCGTACATGGCACAGTATGTGTCTGATGTTATGCTGGACCACCTAGGAACAATGCTTCAGTTATtcagctcctgcaccaacacgtttatttatgcggTCACCCAGAGGAAGTTCCGGGAAGAGGTGATAAATGCCGTGAAATGTCCCTTTCAGGCCACCCTGAAGTTCATTAAAAGTTATGGAGAGAGGTGA